The following coding sequences are from one Rutidosis leptorrhynchoides isolate AG116_Rl617_1_P2 chromosome 11, CSIRO_AGI_Rlap_v1, whole genome shotgun sequence window:
- the LOC139874316 gene encoding cyclin-A2-2-like: MFKVFMHHMRSRRHTLKGKADITLKQSIKKVQEIVSQLNFNKVEPANDQDIIDIDFNKQDPQIRSLYDDEVYHNLRVSELKFRPSVDYMKTVQRDITEGMRGILIDWLVEVSEGYRLESETLYLAITLIDRCLSKMNIEREKLQLLGITCLFIASKYEEKNEGIGAPSVEDMCFITDDTYTRKEVLDMENQVLDVLNFRLSAPTIQIFLQRYILAAQSSYKVRVVELESLSNYLAELSLTEYSFLKFTPSLIAASSVFLAKWTLDQNEHPWNPTLEHYTTYKVSDLKATVLAMQDMQLNSSTARFDQAIRQKYMKEKFKNVATLTSLKPVKPLFQN; this comes from the exons ATGTTTAAGGTGTTTATG CATCATATGCGTTCGCGCCGTCACACTCTAAAGGGTAAGGCAGACATAACTTTGAAACAGAGCATAAAGAAAGTACAAGAAATTGTTTCACAACTGAA TTTCAACAAGGTGGAGCCTGCTAATGATCAAGATATTATTGACATTGATTTTAATAAACAAGATCCTCAAATACGCAGCTTATATGATGATGAAGTATATCACAATTTACGCGTGTCAGAG CTAAAGTTTAGGCCTTCAGTTGATTATATGAAAACGGTGCAGCGGGACATTACAGAGGGAATGCGTGGTATTCTTATCGACTGGCTAGTCGAG GTTTCTGAAGGATATAGACTAGAATCGGAAACACTTTACCTAGCAATTACGCTTATTGATCGGTGTCTCTCAAAAATGAACATTGAAAGAGAAAAACTTCAATTGCTTGGGATAACCTGCTTGTTCATTGCCTC TAAGTACGAAGAAAAGAACGAAGGAATTGGTGCTCCAAGCGTTGAAGACATGTGTTTCATTACAGACGACACCTATACTAGGAAAGAG GTACTGGATATGGAGAATCAAGTTCTTGATGTGTTAAACTTTCGTCTTTCTGCTCCAACTATACAAATTTTCCTTCA GAGATACATTTTAGCTGCACAAAGTTCTTACAAg GTCCGTGTTGTAGAACTGGAATCGTTATCAAACTATTTAGCCGAATTAAGTCTCACAGAGTACAGTTTTCTCAAGTTTACGCCATCCCTTATTGCTGCCTCATCTGTGTTCTTAGCCAAATGGACACTTGATCAAAATGAGCATCCATGG AATCCTACTTTAGAACATTATACTACTTATAAGGTATCAGACCTAAAAGCAACAGTTTTGGCAATGCAAGATATGCAACTTAACAGTAGTACTGCCCGTTTTGATCAAGCAATACGTCAAAAGTACATGAAAGAAAAG TTCAAAAACGTTGCAACATTAACCTCCCTCAAACCAGTGAAACCATTATTCCAAAATTGA